Genomic DNA from Pseudomonadota bacterium:
TGAGCTCAACCGATCCCGCCACGATCGACGCAGGAAAAAGCCGTATGCGTTAGTCGAGAGGGCGTGCACATATGACCAGTCCACATTGGCGCATTATTAACACCTAGTGTCGCGGTTTTTTGTCTACCGAAGCGCCGGTTCCAAACCTCAAATGGTTAAATCATACCTAGCCGTTGCTTGTCGCGGGGTCCGGCTGCATAATACTCATTCGATAAACAGCATACTATGCGGAGGAGAACATCGTGGCAAAACTATCCATTCGGCTCAAGCGTAACACGGATGAGACACTGAATGCGCAAGTGTTGCGGCAAATAAACGATTCGATCAAGAGCGGCAAGCTTAAACCCGGAGCCTCGCTGCCCTCGACGCAATCACTTGGTAAACAACTCGGCATTTCCCCGGAGACCGTCAGACAGGCGTACATACAGCTTCGGGATAAGAAATTAATTACCCGTGAGGACGGGCTGGGATACCAGGTGCGGGGCAGCAATGCAAAGCGGTCCCCGGTAACGAAAGCTCCTCCGGCCCCAAAAGGGGCTCGGGCGCGCGCGGCATAATAAGCCCTGGTGCCACCATAGCCTAGCCTCGGGCGGGACGGCCCGTCCTGCGCCCCGCTGCGGA
This window encodes:
- a CDS encoding winged helix-turn-helix domain-containing protein, with translation MAKLSIRLKRNTDETLNAQVLRQINDSIKSGKLKPGASLPSTQSLGKQLGISPETVRQAYIQLRDKKLITREDGLGYQVRGSNAKRSPVTKAPPAPKGARARAA